A genomic segment from Montipora foliosa isolate CH-2021 chromosome 9, ASM3666993v2, whole genome shotgun sequence encodes:
- the LOC137970724 gene encoding uncharacterized protein translates to MLSEALSKLKENGKNRVNHFEVAEIQTALVPVGSRDRPVHTDDTKPHQKLSAKGSNSSRGSDNGNSMGEGTVVQLPRPAEGGRLECDRIIMDDGTAIQFFDENDDSGVREKAHRRSRERQDENHRSGFFVTLCSS, encoded by the exons ATGCTGAGTGAAGCTCTTTCAAAgctaaaagaaaatggaaaaaatcgtGTGAATCATTTTGAAGTGGCTGAAATTCAGACAG CACTGGTTCCTGTGGGTTCTAGAGATCGCCCAGTGCATACAGATGATACGAAACCTCATCAGAAACTATCAGCAAAAGGTAGTAACAGTAGCAGAGGATCTGATAATGGCAACAGCATGGGAGAAGGAACTGTCGTTCAGCTGCCGCGACCGGCTGAGGGAGGACGCCTTGAGTGTGACAGGATTATTATGGATGATGGAACAGCTATTCAATTCTTTGATGAAAATGACGATTCAGGTGTGAGGGAAAAAGCCCACCGAAGATCAAGAGAACGACAGGATGAG AACCATCGGAGTGGGTTTTTCGTCACTTTGTGCTCGAGTTAG